The following DNA comes from Winogradskyella sp. PG-2.
AAACGACAAATTATAGGACAAATGCTTTTTTAGATCTGCGAAGCAAACCGTTTCTAGTTTAATGCCCAAGTACTGCACACTAAAACCATTAGTACTAAAGCTTCTGGGATATTTTACATAATATCATTATAGTTGACTAATGGTACACTTTGATTAAATAACCAATAATAGCATTTGTCCTATAATTTATATTATGTAAAATAGTATTGTTAATATACTTACCTATTCAACTAATAAATAACACCTAAATATTTTTATTCAAACACTACTATAGAATGCGTTATCCTAATTGTCTATGTTTTTAATTTACATGCATTTCATCGAATAAATTAATATTTTAATCGATTATATAAATCAATAATTATATTTGATTGCCAAATATCCTTTTAAAACTTAACCTAAATGAAACCTACTCATTCGCGACCTCAGTCAAATAAATCTCAAATTCAGTTGATTCATCAGTACTATTCGTATACAGGGTTTTATGAATTTATCTGGATCGCTATAAAAAATGCCTTTCCATTTATTGTTGGTTTTGTTGCGGCTATTATTACCGCAAATCTTTTTATTGATGTAAATCTAACTTTGGCACGCCTTACAGAACTTTTACCAGTTTATGGTGTATTAACTTTCTTCTTTATATCAGAAACTATACTAGGCCTAGTACCTCCAGAGATATTCATTGTCTGGTCCGGTAATATGGCAACTCCATGGAAGTTTTTAAGTATTTTGGCTATTTTGTCTTATGCAGGTGGATTAGCAGCCTATTGGCTTGGTAAATTATTTACCACTATGCCTACATTTCATAACTATTTAGAAGAAAAAATGGCAAAACAACTAAGAAACTCAAAAAAATGGGGTGGTATACTAATAGTAATAGGAGCATTATTGCCAGTTCCATT
Coding sequences within:
- a CDS encoding YqaA family protein translates to MKPTHSRPQSNKSQIQLIHQYYSYTGFYEFIWIAIKNAFPFIVGFVAAIITANLFIDVNLTLARLTELLPVYGVLTFFFISETILGLVPPEIFIVWSGNMATPWKFLSILAILSYAGGLAAYWLGKLFTTMPTFHNYLEEKMAKQLRNSKKWGGILIVIGALLPVPFAVSCMTAGIIKYPFKSVMFYGLLRILRIFAYGFVIFNLI